Genomic segment of Bifidobacterium lemurum:
GGCGAGAACGAAGGCGACTACATCAGGAAACCGGCCGACCAATGCACCGGCGAGGAGCTGCTGACCGAGCTGCTCTATCATCTCGGCATGCTTGACATGAAGGACGAACTGCTCGCCCACACCTATATCTCGACCTGCATGATGCCGTACATCACCTCCCAGTTCATGCCGCGCACCATCAACGACCGTCCGCGCGTCATTCCCGAGGGATCCGCCAACTACGCCTTCATCGGCCAGTTCTGCGAATTGCCCGGCGATGTGGTGTTCACCGTGGAGACCTCGATCCGCACCGCGATGATGGCGGCCTATGGGTTGCTGGATCTCGACAAACCGGTGGTGCCGCTCTACGAGGCGCAATACGATATTCGCGTGCTGTCGATGTGCTTGAGGAAAATGCTCGGCAAAGACGCCATCGATACGGAGGATCTGCCGAAGATCAATCCGCTCAGGATGCGCGAGGAGAGCCGCAAGCTCGTCGACGCGTTCAACGCGATCCCCGAACTCGACGTCATGGCGCACACCTACTGATATCGGCCGCATGCGCGCGGCATCATGATATCGGCCGGTATTGGTCGTCGGCGGTGAAGCAGGTTTTGTAGACCATCAGCATGATGAGGCTGTCGGCGAGCAGGGTCAGCGCGGCGATGGCGGCGAGGATCACGAACTGGTATTTCGCGGCGTCGAGCGGGTCGCCGCCGGCGATGACCTGACCGGCCATCATGCCGGGAATCGTCACGATGCCGCTGGATGCCAGCGATGCGGTGGTCGGCAGCAGGCCGAGCCGAATCGATGAGACCACCGACGGCTGCGCCGCCTCCCACTTGCTCGCCCCGAGCGCCAGCAGCGTGTCGATTTCGTCGCGCCGTTCCCCCATGCTTTCGTAGAACCGGCTCAATCCCACCGCCAGAGCGCTCACCGTATTGCCCAACAGCATGCCGGTGAGCGGCACCACCAATTGCGGCGCGTACCACGGTTGCGGACGGACGATAAGTTCCGCCACCAAGGCGATCATCATCGTCATCGTGACCACCAGGCTGAGCAGCACCGGACCCGCGAGTCCCTTCGGCACGCCTTTGGCGCGCGAAAGCGTGATCTGCACGCCGGCGACCAGCATCACGGCGATCAGGGCGAACACCAGCCACGGATTGTTCGCCCTGATCACGAAGCCCATGACGAAACCCATCGCGCACAGCTGCAGTAGAGCCCTGCAGGCCGACCACAGCAGCGTGCGCCCCACGCCCATGCGCATGATGCCCGACACGGCCGCGGCGGCGACCACCATAAGCATCGCCACCAGCAGACCCCAGATATCGATGGAATAGGTCGCGCTTCCCATCAGAGCACCTCCCCCGTCATCGCATCGCGTGCGACGCCCGCACCGACCGCACCGCCAGTCACACCATCGGCAACACCATCGGCGACGCCACCGCCCATATCGGAGGCACCGGCCAAGCCGGTCACATCGGACAACACGCCATCCGCCAGTCTGAGGATGCGCGACGCGCGCCCATCCGGCGGACGGTGGCGGATGCGCACCACCGTCATGCCGTGTCCGGCCGCTTCGGCCAACACATCGGCCACCAACCGCGCGTTGTCGTCGTCCAACCCAGCGTCGACCTCGTCGGCGAGCAGCACCGTCGGACGGGTGAGCAATGTGCGCGCCAGACTGACGCGGGCCGCCTGTCCGCCGGACAGATCATGCACGGGCCGGGAAAGGTCGACATCCGAGCATCCGACGGCATCCAACAGCCCGCGAATCCGCCCGTCCGGCAGAAGCGCGCCCGCATCCGGACCCGCATGCGAACCCCGCTTCCCGAACCGGGCTTTCACGGAAGATTCCGCTTCCTTACGCACCGCCAACGTCCATGGCAGACGGATCGCCTCGCCCACGCTGTCACCGATCAGCGTCGGCTTCTGCGGCAGATAGGCCACACGGCGACGCCACTGCTGCGGCGCGAACTCCGCCGCCGGCCGACCCTCAAACGTCAGCTCTCCGGCCGCATGCGGATTCAATCGGGCCAGAGCGGTCAGCAGACTGCTTTTGCCGGAGCCGGACGGACCGACCAGATCGACGATCTCACCCCGGCCAAGCGATATCGAAAGTCCCTGGAACACGGCCGTCACGCCATGCTCGCCTGGCATCGCGCATGACATATTCCGCGCGCGCAGCACCTCTTGCGCCTCTTGCACCTCTTGCATAGGCACACCATACCGCCGCACGGCATGGCACGGCGTCTCCCCCGCGTTTCTTAGCGTATTCTTAGCGACAATTCCTTTGGATGGTGCCAAACGCACCATGATGACAGGAGAGGCATGACGAACGAAACCGAAATCCCGACAAGCGCCTTGGCGCTCAGCGACCCATCGCGGCTGCTGCTGCCCGCGGTGCTGCTCGTCGAAGACGACGAACGTCTCGGCGCCATGACCCAGGAGATGCTCTCGGAGGATTTTCAGGTGTCATGGGCCCGAACCGGCGCCGAGGCGCGGGCGCTCCTGTCCGGCGCGCATTATGATGCACTGGTCGTCGACCGCAGACTGCCCGACGTGGACGGTTTGAGGATCGTCCGCGATCTGCGTGCGGCGGGCATGACGACGCCGGCGCTGATGCTCACCGCGCTCGCCGAAGTCGATGACATCGTCGCCGGGCTTGATGGCGGTGCCAACGATTATCTGACCAAACCGTTCCATTTCGCCGAGCTTCAGGCGCGCCTGCATGCGATGCTGCGTGGGTTCGCGGCGCGGACCGCCACCATCGCCATCGGCGATTGGATGCTCGACACCGTTTCGTCGCGCATCGAGGATCCCGATGGGCATGGGCTTACGCTGACGCGGGCGCAGGCCGCGCTGCTCGCCACACTCGCCGCCTCGCCCGCCCACGTGTTCTCCCGCGAGGAACTGTTGCGCGAGGTGTTCGACGACGCCAGCGAGCCGAACACCGTGGATGTGTACGTCTCCTACATTCGCGGCAAAACCACGCGTTCGATCATCGAAACCGTGCGCGGGCGCGGCTACCGTATCGGCTCGCCCGAAGCCGATTGACATCAAGGGAGGTCCCATGCGCGGTTTCGCACCATGGTTCAGGAAAGCGGCGGATATGGCATCGTCCATGGTCCGGCCATCGTCGACGCGGGCCGGGGAGCGCCGCACCATCGCGGATTCCATCAGTCTGCGGATGACGGTGACGGTGGGTGCGATCACCATCGTCGGTGGTCTGCTGTTCGCCGCCGGCGTGCTGTTGGGTTCGCGGCACGAGTTCTCGGAACGAGGCATCGACCCCGACCGCATGGCCGTCGATACGCAGTTCGGCGACGGCATGATGGTGATCGACACCGAAAAGGCGATCGCCTTCACCGTACTGTTCGTGCTTGGCGTGATCGTCGCGGTCGCCGCGGCCGGTTGGTATTACTCGCGCAAGGAGGTGGCTCCGTTGGAACGCGCGTTGCGGCTGCAACGCAATTTCGTGGCCGATGCCAGCCATGAGCTCAAAACGCCGCTGGCCGTGATCTCCACCCGCATCGACCTCATCGACTTCCGGCTCGCCCACGGCCAGAACATCGACGAGCCGCTGCGCGATCTGCGCGACGATGTGGACCGGATGAACGCCATCGTCACCGATCTGCTGACCGCCGCGCGCGGGGCGACGCATACCGAACCGGTGCGTATCGCGGACGCGGTGGCCCGGTCGGTAGACGCCGTCGCCCCGCTGGCCGAACGTCAGGGGGTGACCATTGTGCGGCATGACGACGCTTCGGATTCCCGACTTGTCGTGGACGGCAATCTCACCGGCATATCGCGCTGTCTGGTCGCCGTTTTGGACAACGCCATCACCCATTCGCCGCGCGGTCAGCAGGTTTCGGTCCGGATCGGATTCGGGCACCATGACGATGTCGCGATCCGCATCATCGACCACGGCCCCGGCATCGGGGAGGATCCTGAGCGGCTGTTCCAAAGGTTCGCACGCAGCGACGACGGCACCACGCATCAAGGATATGGTCTCGGCCTCGCGCTCGCCCGGGACGTCGCCAACCGCTATCACGGATCAATCATCGTCGAGGAGTCCTCACCGAACGGCACCACCATGCTGGTGCGCTTCCCGCTCGCCGAACAGTAATAAGCGCATAAAGCCACCGAGAGACAAAGACCCGTGGCCGCGGCGGGCGGCATCCAGCCATCCCAAAATCTGAGTGGTATCTGAGTGGCGGTCTCATAGGCTATGTCGCATGACAGCAACAGCATTGATTCAAGCGTCGGCATCATCCATCGATACTCTGCAATACACCGCCGGCACTGGTGGTGTCATCGACTCGATCACCACCTGGCTGGTCGATCTGATGGCCGCCATGGGCGGCTTCGGCACCGGCGTGGCCGTGTTTCTGGAAAACCTGTTCCCGCCCATCCCCAGCGAGGTCATCCTTCCTCTGGCCGGGTTCACCGCGGCGCAAGGCCATATGTCGTTGCCCGAGGCAATCATCGGCGCGACCATCGGCTCGGTGGCGGGCGCGTTGGCGCTGTATGCCATCGCCTACGCCATCGGCGCCGAACGCATGCGCCGCCTGTTCGATTGGCTGCCGCTCACCGAGGCCAGCGATATCGACAAGGCGAACGATTGGTTCGAACGGTATGGTTCGCCGTCGGTGCTGGTGGGGCGTGTGATTCCCATCGTCCGCAGTCTCATCTCCATTCCCGCAGGCATCGCTTCGATGGGGCTCGCACGGTTCGTCGCGCTCACCACGCTCGGCTCCGCGGTGTGGAACACCATGTTGGTGATGGCCGGCTATCTGCTCGGTTCGCGTTGGAACACCATCCTCGCCCTGCTCGACCGATTCCAGATCGTCGTCGCCGTTCTGCTCGTGGCGTTGGTCGTCTGGTATGCGGCCGTCAAGCTCAAGCACGCCCGCTAGTTCTTTTGGGGCAGTTTCGTCATCCCCGCGTCATCCAGCGATTTTCCGCAAACGTTCAATGCCTGATTCGAAACAGCTGGACATCGCCTCTATCGATGACGCGGAGATGCCGTTGGATACGGCCGCCCTACGCCAATCCGACATACGATCCGCCGTCTCCCGCGCGATCTGTTTTGCCTGGCTTAAACTGGTTCGATAGTATTCGCACACCGATAACGCCACTTCGGGATCGGCTTCTCTGCTGTCGTAATCGATGGCTGTGTTCAATATTTTAGGATTGTCGCCGATCGTTGGATTCACATCAAACGCCGGTGACAACGTCCATCCGCGCTCCTCTTTGAGAAATCCTTGATTGCGCATATGGTTATCCGTATTGCCCACCGCAGTATCGAACAGCGCTCGTTTCCACAACTCTCGAATGTCGCGATTCGGATTGGATCCCCACTCCTCCAAGAACTCCACAAGCTCCAAAAACGAATAATGTCCGCCGTCCACTCCCTGGACCGCGGTCATACCACTCATATAGGGGATTCGCCCGCCGTCGTCGGTTCTGTCGAATCTCTTCAGCAACAGCACCGAGCGTCCACGAACCCGTAACAGACGGGTGCCCGGCACTCGAATCCCCACTTCCGAGGCGAGTTGCAACACGGTTTTCTCCCATGCGCCGACATCATCGGAGATGTTTTCATCCGCACGCGGAAATTTGGCGATGTTCAGCCTTCCCTGTTCATCTTGCACGGAAGCCTTCGGACGCGCGCCTCCAAGGCTTGACCCGGCGGCAAGCAAATCACGAACGTCGGCGTTCATGTCTTTGGCCGCACGATCCGCCGACGACAGCAAATCCGGAATGCTGACCTCACGGGGCACACCTTCTCGCGGATCGGCGAGCGCGACGCCATCCTGCCAGATACGCAGCGCGCCCTGACGTGTCGTATCGTTGACGCCGACCAGCATATCCCCCTCGAACAGCGTCCGTGCGGTACGAGATTCCTCTTTGGCGGCGTTACGTTCCGCGCGCTTCATGAGATTGCGCCCCCAACGGTCCGGCATGCAATCCTGGAATATTCGGAACATCGGCGCGTCGGACGCATATATCGTTCCGGACGTAAGAGGCATATCCGGAGCCAAAGGAAACGCTTGGGGCTCTTTCAAATACGACTCGTCATAAAGGAAACTCGCGCGCTCAACTCCCCTGCGCACGGTTGTGAACAGCCTGCCGACGAGAACATCCCGACCGCCTATCTGTATTGTGACTTGGCATTCCACCGTAATCAACTCCTCACACGTTTCGGGGCATCGTCATCGGCGCGAAGACGACCGATAGGGGTATTCAGCGGATCCGTCGCGGAAACCACGGAGTCCAGCGTTCCCAGAACCCTCGCCACGCGCAGAAAAGTCTCCAGACTTCCTTTTCCCTGGACCAGCAGTTTACGCACCGTCGGCACCGACAGGTCGGCCCTTTCTGCCAGCAATTCAAGTGTGATTCTCTGCTGTCTGCGAGAGAGGTCCATGTGCTGCGCAATGTTGCGCATGGCGCGAGCCACCGGAATAGGTGTGCGAGAAGCCATAACACATCCTTTCTAACAGAAACAAATATATCATTTATCCCCGTTAACAGAAAAGATTGTTTCAGTTAGCGAAGCTCACGGTCACGCTGCCGCCGCCCATGGCTTCGGGAAGGTCGGCGGTATCGTCGACGGAGGCGATGCGGGTGTATGAGTAGGAGGTTTGGAAGGTCTCGTAGAACAGCACGAGGCAGTCGGAGCCGAAGAGCATCAGATCGCCGGCGTGGATGGTTCCGGGATTCGAGGCGTTCGTGGGCAGCCTCTCGTCGAGGTAATGGTATTTCTCGTTGCCGTGCAGATCGTCCATGTTCACGGTGAGCGGGAGCCATTCGGCGAAGTCGCGGGCGGCTTGGGTATCGGCCAAGGTCGCGGAGAAGGAATGTCCGTTGATGGTGATGGTGATGGCGTTCATTGTCTGCTCGCTTTCCGAAGTGTCGTCGTTTCCGGTATCGCCGTTCGTGGTTGGAGCGTTGGTATTGGATTCGGATTGGGTTCCGACATCGCCGGATTCGCTTTGCGTCGCATGCGATTGCGACGAGTCTGTTCCGGAACCGCCCTCCCCCGCCGATTCGTTCCGCGCGGCGCATCCGGCGGCCAGAAGCAGCGCCGTGCACGCCAGCATGGCCGTTAGCGCGCGCAGTGCGCCGCCGATAGCGCCGTGAAGGATGTTCGACCTATTCATCGCAAAGCTCCTTACGAAAAGTTGGCCGGTATGCGGCGGATGGTTCAGGCGTTCGCCCGCTGGCGACGGGCACGCAATATGCCGCACGCCCGCGGAGCGACGCGTGCAAGCAGCAGCGGCAGGGCGACCGCCAGCATGGCGATTCCGCCGACGGGAATCACGCGGGAGCCGACCGAATCGATCAGTAGGCCAACCAGTTGCGTACCGATCATCGTGCCCAGATTGGTGGCGGCGAGGAACAGGCCGTTGGCGAATTCAGGCGAGTCGGGCATGGCGCTGGAGATCCAATACTGGTTGACGTTGCCGACGCATCCGGCCAGCACACCCAGCACAATCAGAATCACAGCCACCGGTGCCGTCAAATCGCCGAATGCGAAGAACAGCGCGAACATCACGGCAATGGGCATCGGCAGCATGCAGGCGAAACGTCGCGGAGAGCGGGTCAGCGCGTTCCCCGCGATCATATTGCCCACGATGTTCATCAGACCGTACGCCAGCAGCATCAGGCTGATCGCGGAGGCCGATAGTCCGGTGACCGTGCCGAGATACTCAGACAGGTAACTGAATACGCCGAACACCGCGCCGTTGAGCGCCACCACGCCAAGGATGGCGAGCCAGGTCTCCTTTTCCAGAAGATGCCGCAGCTGACTGCCGTACGACATCGCCTGCGGACGCTCGCCGTTGGGCAGACCGAACAGCAAGGCCAGCAGCGCGAATCCGTTGACGGCCGCGAAGAACAACATGCCCACACGCACGGAGCTCACCGAGACGATCCAGTTCACGCACGGCACGCCCAGCACCATGCCGGCGGAGACACCCATCATCACTTTCGCCGTGGCTTTGGGCGCGTCCTTCGCCGGAACAGCGGCGGCCGCTTCGGAGAAGGCGAACGAGGTGTACACAGGTTGCATGATCGCGGGAATCACACGCAACGCCAGCATCAGCGGAAAGCTGGAGACGAACGCGGAGGCGAGACTGCATGCGGTGAATACGGCGAGCGATGTCAGCATCACCGTTTTGCGGCGAAAACGGGAGCACAATAGCGGCGTCACCGGGCCGGAGAACGCAACGGCCAGAGCGAACAGGCTCACCAGCAGGCCTGCCGTCGCCACGGTGACGCCGTATTCGCTCGCCACCGCGGGCAGGATGCCGGCGATGCCCATTTCGGTGTTGATGAGTCCGAACGCGCCGACCGCAAGTAGGAAGATGCGCAGGTTCGCCGCGCGGGATTGCGATGATGAAGACATGGTTGTCACCTCGGTTGAGATGCGGGATTGTTGGATTGCATTCACCTTAGGCATCGCACGGCAGCCATATCAAATACCTATGAACGATACTGATCCATATTCGCAAGGCATGAGTTGAGCGAAGATTCTGAGCGGAGAGAAACCCTCTTTTTCTGCGTCACCCTAAGCGAGGCAAGCCTCTTGTGACGGCATCCCGAACAAAAAGACTTCCCTCTTGGCGTCATCCTAAACGAAGCGAGCCCCTCTCTTGGCGTCATCCTGAGCGAAGTGAGTGAAACGAACGAAGTCGAAGGATCTCCACCGTTGTTAGGTAAGAGATCCTTCGACTTCGCTGCGCTCCGCTCAGGATGACGGAGAGGGTGCCTCGCCTATTCGACGGATACCGTCACGGTCGCCTGACGACGCTTGAGGAAGCGGCGGATGGCCACGACCTCGGCGGCGACCAGCAGCACGCCCAGCACGCCGACGGCGGCGTAGTAGATGTACTGCCAGGTCGGAGTGGTGACCTCGGGCTGCCCATCCTCGTAGATCCAGCTGTTCACCGCGGTGTAGAGGATGTTGTGGGTCGCGGCGCGCATGGCGATCAGCGAGGTGGCGCTATGGTCGGTGATGTGGTTGGTGGTGTCCGTGGTCGCGAGCATCGCGTCGCCGCCGTTGCGGATGATCTGGTCCGCAACCTGATAGCCGAGGCCACCGAAGTAGTCGGTCTCCACGAATCCGCGGAAGCCCCATTCGTCACGCAGCACCGTGTTGAGCAGGCCCGGATGGGCACCGGCGTAACGGGTGCCGATATAGTTGTAGGAGCTCATCACCGCGGTGGCTTCGCCGTCCTTGACCGCCATTTCGAAGGGCTTCAGGTAGATCTCGCGGATCGTCTGCTCGTCGGCCCAAGTGCAGATCATGGAGTTGCGGTTGGTCTCTTGGTCGTTGAGCGCGAAGTGCTTGATGAAGCCGTACACGCCCTTGCTGGCGGCACCGGCGTTCTCGTTCGCGGCCATCACGCCGGAGAGCAGCGGATCTTCGGAGAAGTACTCGAAGTTGCGGCCCGCATAGGCGGAGCGGTGGATGTTCATGGCGGGGGCGTACCAGCCGGTCACGTTGATCTCATGCGCCATATCGCCGATGATCTCACCGTATTCGGTGGCCAGTTCCGGATTGAAGGTGTTGGCCACGACGACGCTGGCGGGCAGACCGATGGAGCCGACGCCGGTGAAGTTGTTGTTCAGCGCGGCGGGGCCGTCCACATCGGACTGCTGGGGCTTGTTGATCTTGGAGATGGCGGCGTTGTTGTAGCCGGTGGTCGCGATCAGCGTGTCCATGTCGTCGAAGGTGAGCTGGTCGAGCAGGTCGTCCCACATGGGGTCGTCGTAGTCCTTGCCGTACAGCTCGTACAGATCGATGCCGTTGTCGGCACCGGTGGTCGGCATCTCATCCGAATCGTCGTTCTCGTTCTCGTAGTTCGACGCGTTGATGAACGTGGCCTTATACTCCTCAGGCATGGAGTAGGTGCTCGGCGCGGCTGTGGCCTCATCGTAGTTGGCGAAGTGGTCGGCGCGTGACAGGTATGTCACGTCGCCGGCGGCGTCGTCGAACACATTGGTGACTTCGGTCTGGTCGCTGGAGCGGTGGCCCTCGCCGGAGTAGACGATGGTTTCCGGCACGGTCACGGTCTGCTCTTCGATGATGGTGTGGGAGTCGGAGCGGATCGAAATGCCGTAGTCTCCGGATTCAAGCACGTAGGCGCGGGCGTTCTGGTAATCATAGGACGCCATATCCTCGTCGTTGAATTCGACCGAGATGGTCTGCGATTCTCCTGGCTCGAGCTCGTCCGTCTTGGCGAAATCGATGAGGTTCGCGCTGGCCTTCTCGATACCGCCGTTGGTGTACGGCGGATTGTAGAACACCTCGACCGCGTCCTTGCCGGCCACATCACCCGTGTTCGTCACGGTCACGTCGAAGCTGATCGTGCCGTCGGAGGCGTAGTTCACCTCTCCCATCTCCTGCTCGAAGGTGGTGTACGACAGACCGTAGCCGAAGGGATACTGCACCACCGCGTCATAGTCGATCGCACCTTCTTCGGCGGCCGTCTCATAGTAACGGTAACCGACGTAGATGCCCTCGACGTAGTTCACGAAGCTAGGCGTGCTGGTGCCGGTGAACGAGGTGGCGTTGAACTCGTCCATATTGTCGTAGGTGAAGTTGCCGATGTTGTTGTACCACGGGGTGAGCGAGAAGTCGCGCACGAAGGTATCAGTGGAATGTCCGGAGGGGTTCGTGGCCCCGGAGAGTACTTCGCCGAGGGCGGCGAAACCGGTCTGGCCGGCGGACGGGCACCACAGCACGGACTTGATCTGCGGATAGTCGTTCACGAAGTCGAGTTCGAAGTCGTTGGCGCCGTTGTAGACAAGCACCACATTGTCGAAATTCTCAGTGACGAGGTCGATCATATCGGCCTCGCTCTGCGAAAGAGTCAGATAGCCTTGGTCGTCGGCGAAGTCCTGATAATCGTCGGAGTTGTTGTGGTAGACCACATCACCACCCATCTGTCCGGCGACGGCGTTCGCATCGCCCTCGCCACTGTCGGTCTCCTCGCCGGGGCCGGTCTGGGCGATGTCTCCCATACGGTGTGGCAGATCGGCGCCTTCGCCGCCCGGACGGGCGAGCACGACGACCGCCGTGTCGGAGAAATCACGAGCGTTGGAGAGCAGATCATCGGAGTAGGTGGAGGCGGGCGGCTCCGGCAGGGTCCAGTCCTGGCTGAACACGCTCATAGCCGGACGATCGGAACGATAGTCGGTGTAGAACTGCGACAGTTCGGTGTTCGTTTCGACGCCGGCCTCGTTCAGCCCTTCGAGGATGGAGGTGGTGTCGTACTGGTCGTTCAGCGATCCGGAACCGGAGCCGCCGTAGATAGGATTGGTGGAGGCCCATCCGAACACGTTCACTTGGCCGGCCCCGAGCGGCAGCAGGTCGTCGTCGTTCTGCAGCATCACAATGCCTTCACGCTGAATGTCGACGGCCATCTCGTTGGCGCGGGCCATCGTCTCCTCGGACAGCTGTCCACCGCCGGAAAGCAGCGACAGCGTAGTGCTCAACGGTCCGAACAGCATCATGCTCACAGCCACAATCATGGCCACGGCAGCGGCGATCCAGGTCTCGCCGTGCACAAGCTTGCGCACGCTCTGTTCCTTCACTGTGCGCTTGTTGACGATGAACGTGACCAGCAGCGCGATCGCCAACGTCACGCCGATCGCGATGAGCTGCATGCGCAACGATGCGATCACATTGATCACGTCGGCGATATTGATGCCTAACATGCTCTTCTCCTTCTATGGGGTTGTATGGTTGGCCACCACCGGGCTGCCGTGCCCGGGCACAAGTCCGAACCACGTCGGCTTGCCATGGCTTTCCTTGTCATGGGGCCGAATGTTGGGTCTTGTGTGCGGTGTTGATGTTCACCATAAAACGGCGCGAATCGCGCATCGCAGGTTTTTCACGAGCCGTCATCGTAGTCGCATGAGCCGTTCCGCATCGTCGCAGCAAACTTCGCGCAACGGTTAAAATGCCTACTATGGCTTTGATTTCGATTGCGATCACCGATGACGTCGACGAGGATGCCGCCGTCACCGAGTCGATGGTGCGACGCTATTGCGACGAGCATCCCGCCGAAGACATCCGGCTCACGCTCACCCGTTTCGAGGATGGCGCGGCTTTGCTGCGCTCCTACGACGACGCGGACCGCAAGCCCTTCGACCTGATTTTCCTCGATGTGG
This window contains:
- a CDS encoding glycoside hydrolase family 3 N-terminal domain-containing protein, with protein sequence MLGINIADVINVIASLRMQLIAIGVTLAIALLVTFIVNKRTVKEQSVRKLVHGETWIAAAVAMIVAVSMMLFGPLSTTLSLLSGGGQLSEETMARANEMAVDIQREGIVMLQNDDDLLPLGAGQVNVFGWASTNPIYGGSGSGSLNDQYDTTSILEGLNEAGVETNTELSQFYTDYRSDRPAMSVFSQDWTLPEPPASTYSDDLLSNARDFSDTAVVVLARPGGEGADLPHRMGDIAQTGPGEETDSGEGDANAVAGQMGGDVVYHNNSDDYQDFADDQGYLTLSQSEADMIDLVTENFDNVVLVYNGANDFELDFVNDYPQIKSVLWCPSAGQTGFAALGEVLSGATNPSGHSTDTFVRDFSLTPWYNNIGNFTYDNMDEFNATSFTGTSTPSFVNYVEGIYVGYRYYETAAEEGAIDYDAVVQYPFGYGLSYTTFEQEMGEVNYASDGTISFDVTVTNTGDVAGKDAVEVFYNPPYTNGGIEKASANLIDFAKTDELEPGESQTISVEFNDEDMASYDYQNARAYVLESGDYGISIRSDSHTIIEEQTVTVPETIVYSGEGHRSSDQTEVTNVFDDAAGDVTYLSRADHFANYDEATAAPSTYSMPEEYKATFINASNYENENDDSDEMPTTGADNGIDLYELYGKDYDDPMWDDLLDQLTFDDMDTLIATTGYNNAAISKINKPQQSDVDGPAALNNNFTGVGSIGLPASVVVANTFNPELATEYGEIIGDMAHEINVTGWYAPAMNIHRSAYAGRNFEYFSEDPLLSGVMAANENAGAASKGVYGFIKHFALNDQETNRNSMICTWADEQTIREIYLKPFEMAVKDGEATAVMSSYNYIGTRYAGAHPGLLNTVLRDEWGFRGFVETDYFGGLGYQVADQIIRNGGDAMLATTDTTNHITDHSATSLIAMRAATHNILYTAVNSWIYEDGQPEVTTPTWQYIYYAAVGVLGVLLVAAEVVAIRRFLKRRQATVTVSVE